One stretch of Gloeocapsa sp. DLM2.Bin57 DNA includes these proteins:
- the larE gene encoding ATP-dependent sacrificial sulfur transferase LarE: MSSKLSKLQELFSGLEKALIAYSGGIDSTLVAKIAYEVLGDRALAITAVSPSLLPEELDEAQFQAEIIGIPHELVFTREMENPNYTSNPVNRCYFCKSELHDTLKPIALERGYPYVIDGVNADDLQDYRPGIQAAKERGVRSPLAELGITKLEVREISKILDLPWWDKPSQPCLSSRFPYGEEITVAKLHRVGRAEVYLRNLGYKNLRVRSVEDTARIELPAEQIPEFISKTNLPELVEVFQSYGFIYVTLDLEGYRSGKLNQVLTVMNSR; encoded by the coding sequence ATGTCTAGTAAACTTAGCAAACTACAAGAATTATTTAGCGGGTTAGAAAAAGCACTGATTGCCTATTCTGGGGGAATAGATAGCACTTTAGTAGCCAAAATAGCCTATGAAGTATTAGGCGATCGCGCCTTGGCGATTACAGCAGTCTCTCCCTCCTTGCTACCAGAGGAATTAGACGAAGCCCAATTTCAAGCAGAAATAATCGGGATACCCCATGAATTAGTCTTTACCCGAGAAATGGAGAACCCTAATTACACCAGTAACCCTGTTAATCGCTGTTATTTTTGTAAAAGTGAACTTCACGATACCCTCAAACCAATAGCCCTAGAAAGAGGTTATCCCTACGTTATTGATGGTGTCAACGCCGATGATTTACAAGATTATCGTCCCGGAATTCAAGCAGCTAAAGAAAGAGGAGTGCGATCGCCTTTAGCTGAATTAGGAATCACTAAACTAGAAGTCAGAGAAATCAGTAAAATCCTTGATCTTCCCTGGTGGGATAAACCATCTCAACCCTGTCTCTCCTCACGATTTCCCTACGGTGAAGAAATTACCGTCGCTAAACTCCATAGAGTAGGGAGGGCTGAGGTGTATTTACGTAACCTAGGCTATAAGAATCTGAGAGTACGTTCTGTAGAAGATACCGCTAGAATAGAATTACCCGCAGAACAAATACCTGAATTTATCAGTAAAACCAATCTACCCGAATTAGTAGAAGTCTTTCAGAGTTATGGTTTTATTTATGTTACCCTAGATTTGGAAGGTTACCGTAGTGGTAAACTTAACCAAGTCTTAACCGTGATGAACTCCCGATGA
- the gyrA gene encoding DNA gyrase subunit A, producing the protein MTTPQERIIPTDLSNEMSQSYLEYAMSVIVGRALPDARDGLKPVHRRILYAMYELGLTPDRPFRKCARVVGEVLGKYHPHGDSSVYDALVRMAQNFSMRNPLIQGHGNFGSIDNDPPAAMRYTECRLQRLTTDALLQDIEAETVDYVDNFDGSQQEPVVLPARIPQLLLNGSSGIAVGMATNIPPHNLGEVIDGLIAVIENPEITNQELFKYIPGPDFPTGAQILGYSGIKDAYTCARGSITMRGVARIESQDNRRETIIITELPYQTNKAALIEKIAELVNEKRLEGISDIRDESDRDGMRIVLELKRDAYSRVVLNNLYKLTPIQSNFGANMVALVNGEPQLLTLKEFLTVFVDFRVETITRRTTYLLRKAEERDHILQGLLIALDNLDRIIQLIRQAADTTTAKAELISEINLSTPQAEAILQMQLRRLTALEAEKIKAEHEELQIQIIDYRDILAKKERIDEIIINELKQIQSTHATPRLTQIIPDEGEIVDTDLIANEKAVILLTEQGYIKRMPVSNFEAQSRATKGKAGAKIKEDDVVEHFLTCCDHNYLLFFSDRGVVYSLNAYHIPLASRIARGTPLIQMLPINNKEKITSMVAVTEFSPEQYLVMLTRKGYIKKTALSAFSNIRSSGLIAISLGEGDQLRWVRLAKTEDSIIIGSTQGMAIHFKADEQQLRPMGRATRGVKAMKLRSGDEIISMDVLPSQISATIEADTTEEEEEITHDQNDNGPWLLAITKGGYGKRVPVKAFRMQKRAGIGLKMIRFRREKERLAAIHIVNPADELMLITSRGIIIRQTVDAISLQSRSATGVRVQRLDEEDAIAAVALVPPTSEESYTDSNEENVTP; encoded by the coding sequence ATGACCACTCCCCAAGAGCGGATTATACCCACAGATTTGAGCAATGAAATGTCTCAATCATATTTAGAATACGCCATGAGCGTAATCGTGGGTAGAGCTTTACCAGATGCGCGGGATGGTCTTAAACCAGTTCATCGACGCATACTCTACGCTATGTATGAATTGGGCTTAACACCAGATCGCCCCTTTCGTAAATGTGCTAGGGTAGTCGGAGAAGTATTAGGTAAATATCATCCTCACGGCGATAGTTCAGTATATGACGCCTTGGTGAGAATGGCGCAAAATTTCTCCATGCGTAACCCCCTCATCCAAGGACATGGAAATTTTGGCTCAATAGATAACGACCCACCCGCGGCGATGCGTTATACGGAATGTCGCTTGCAAAGGTTAACCACTGATGCTTTATTACAAGATATAGAAGCAGAAACCGTAGATTATGTCGATAACTTTGATGGTTCTCAACAAGAACCAGTAGTCCTACCTGCTAGAATACCACAACTACTCTTAAATGGTTCTTCAGGAATAGCGGTAGGGATGGCGACGAATATCCCCCCCCATAACCTCGGAGAGGTAATCGATGGTTTGATTGCCGTTATTGAAAACCCAGAAATAACTAACCAGGAATTATTCAAATATATACCAGGTCCTGATTTCCCCACAGGAGCACAAATACTCGGATACAGCGGCATAAAAGACGCCTACACCTGCGCTAGAGGTTCGATTACTATGCGGGGAGTAGCTAGAATAGAAAGTCAAGATAACCGCAGAGAAACCATCATTATCACCGAATTACCCTACCAAACCAATAAAGCAGCTTTAATTGAAAAAATAGCTGAATTGGTTAACGAGAAACGCTTAGAGGGAATTTCTGATATTAGGGATGAAAGCGATCGCGATGGGATGCGCATTGTCTTAGAATTAAAAAGAGACGCCTATTCCCGAGTAGTTTTAAATAACCTCTACAAGTTAACACCTATACAATCTAACTTTGGGGCTAATATGGTAGCCCTAGTTAATGGTGAACCCCAATTACTCACCCTCAAAGAATTTTTAACCGTATTTGTCGATTTTCGGGTGGAAACAATTACCCGACGCACAACCTATCTACTGCGTAAAGCCGAAGAAAGAGACCATATCCTGCAAGGGTTATTAATCGCTTTAGACAATCTAGATAGGATCATCCAATTAATTCGTCAAGCTGCAGATACAACCACAGCCAAAGCAGAATTAATTAGTGAGATTAATCTCTCAACCCCCCAAGCAGAGGCAATTTTACAAATGCAATTGCGTCGTTTAACCGCTTTAGAAGCCGAAAAAATTAAAGCAGAACATGAAGAGTTACAGATACAAATTATAGATTATCGCGACATTCTCGCTAAAAAAGAAAGAATCGACGAGATAATTATTAACGAACTCAAACAAATTCAATCTACTCACGCTACCCCGAGATTAACCCAAATTATCCCCGACGAGGGAGAAATAGTCGATACAGATTTAATCGCTAACGAAAAAGCCGTAATTTTACTCACCGAACAAGGATATATTAAGAGAATGCCTGTGAGTAACTTTGAAGCTCAAAGTCGAGCAACTAAAGGTAAAGCAGGAGCAAAAATTAAAGAAGACGACGTAGTAGAACATTTTCTCACCTGTTGTGATCATAATTATCTCTTGTTTTTTAGCGATCGCGGGGTAGTTTACAGTCTCAACGCTTATCATATTCCTCTAGCTTCACGTATTGCTAGGGGTACTCCTTTAATACAAATGTTACCGATTAATAACAAAGAAAAAATCACCTCTATGGTGGCGGTAACAGAATTTAGCCCTGAGCAATATTTGGTGATGTTGACGCGTAAAGGATACATCAAAAAAACAGCCCTATCAGCCTTTAGCAATATTCGTAGTAGTGGTTTAATCGCTATTTCCCTAGGAGAAGGGGATCAACTGCGCTGGGTACGTTTAGCTAAAACAGAAGATAGTATCATTATCGGTTCTACTCAAGGTATGGCGATACACTTCAAAGCCGATGAACAGCAATTACGCCCTATGGGAAGAGCAACCCGAGGAGTAAAAGCAATGAAACTCAGAAGCGGTGATGAAATAATCAGCATGGATGTCCTCCCGAGTCAAATTAGCGCTACTATCGAGGCAGATACTACAGAGGAGGAAGAAGAAATAACCCACGATCAGAATGATAACGGACCTTGGTTATTAGCTATAACTAAAGGAGGTTATGGCAAAAGAGTACCAGTAAAAGCCTTTAGAATGCAGAAACGCGCGGGTATAGGCTTAAAAATGATTCGTTTTCGTCGAGAAAAAGAACGATTAGCAGCTATACACATAGTTAACCCAGCAGATGAGTTGATGCTTATCACCAGTCGCGGTATCATTATTCGTCAAACAGTAGATGCAATTTCCCTGCAATCTCGCTCAGCTACAGGGGTAAGAGTACAAAGATTAGACGAAGAAGACGCGATCGCCGCAGTAGCTTTAGTCCCCCCTACTAGTGAAGAATCTTATACCGATAGTAACGAGGAGAATGTCACTCCATGA
- a CDS encoding pentapeptide repeat-containing protein: protein MAQTLTGNDAKQQLLSTNQCPGCDLQGADLEEANLSSANLSGANLSGADLEEANLSGANLQNADFTGADLEDANLTNADVTGANFTGAKLQGVIGLNR, encoded by the coding sequence ATGGCTCAAACCCTTACAGGAAATGACGCTAAACAACAATTACTTTCCACTAATCAATGTCCTGGTTGCGATCTCCAAGGTGCTGATTTAGAAGAAGCTAATCTCAGTAGTGCTAACTTGAGTGGTGCTAATCTCAGTGGTGCTGATTTAGAAGAAGCTAATCTCAGTGGTGCAAATTTGCAAAACGCTGATTTTACAGGAGCTGATTTAGAAGACGCCAACCTTACTAATGCTGATGTAACTGGTGCAAACTTCACAGGAGCAAAGTTACAAGGAGTTATCGGGTTAAATCGGTAA
- a CDS encoding AI-2E family transporter, producing MKFGQWLGLLSLILAIYIIWHIRQLILLVFTAVIIATALNRLVCRLQRWRWLQRWQFNRTLAIVIVLLATTIIAFLCTLVIVPAFIEQFQQLMTRVPAFSREVYESLQKLEQELDWIPELPTLSDLVIQLPNFTTDLFKNFLALFSNSLFVLLRILFVIVLTVMMLVDPQAYRKGLLRLFPSFYRRRANEILTLTETSIANWVIGILINCFFIGSLSGIGLSVLKIDFVLVHALLAGLLNFIPNFGPTASVIFPIMVAVLDEPWKIIAILIWYFIIQNIESYWLTPMVMAKQVSLLPAVTLMAQIFFTSALGVLGLLLALPLTVVAKTWIEELLFKDILDHWNTSSFEIDPFADLEHPDHNLETDILPLLDNHDNETSEVGEI from the coding sequence GTGAAATTTGGTCAATGGCTTGGCTTGTTAAGTTTAATACTCGCCATCTATATAATTTGGCACATCCGTCAATTAATACTTTTAGTGTTTACTGCGGTTATTATTGCTACAGCACTTAACCGTTTAGTCTGTCGGTTACAAAGGTGGCGATGGTTACAACGGTGGCAATTTAATCGTACTCTGGCGATTGTTATTGTTTTACTAGCTACAACTATTATTGCTTTTCTCTGTACATTAGTGATTGTTCCTGCTTTTATAGAACAGTTTCAGCAACTAATGACTAGAGTACCTGCATTTTCTCGCGAAGTGTATGAATCTTTACAAAAATTAGAACAAGAGCTAGACTGGATACCTGAATTACCGACTTTATCTGACCTAGTTATTCAATTACCTAATTTTACTACAGATTTATTTAAAAACTTTTTAGCGTTATTTTCTAATTCCTTATTTGTGTTGTTAAGGATTTTATTTGTGATAGTACTTACAGTCATGATGTTAGTTGATCCCCAAGCCTACCGCAAGGGTTTATTAAGGTTATTTCCCTCTTTTTATCGTCGTCGAGCTAATGAAATTCTCACCTTAACGGAAACTTCGATCGCTAATTGGGTAATTGGGATTTTAATTAATTGTTTCTTTATTGGTAGTCTTAGCGGTATTGGTTTATCTGTTTTAAAAATAGATTTTGTGTTAGTTCATGCCTTATTAGCAGGGTTACTTAATTTTATTCCTAATTTTGGTCCTACTGCTAGTGTTATTTTTCCTATTATGGTAGCAGTCCTTGATGAGCCTTGGAAAATTATCGCTATTTTAATTTGGTATTTTATTATTCAAAATATCGAGAGTTATTGGTTAACACCAATGGTAATGGCTAAACAAGTTTCTCTCTTACCCGCAGTTACTTTAATGGCGCAAATCTTCTTTACTTCTGCTTTGGGGGTATTAGGATTGTTATTAGCGCTTCCTTTAACTGTAGTAGCTAAAACTTGGATTGAAGAGTTATTATTTAAAGATATCTTAGATCATTGGAATACTTCTTCTTTTGAAATAGATCCTTTCGCAGATTTAGAGCATCCTGATCATAATTTAGAAACAGATATTTTACCTCTTCTAGATAATCATGATAACGAAACTTCCGAAGTAGGTGAGATTTAG
- a CDS encoding transcriptional repressor, with product MPPYTATSLKSELNARGWRLTPQREKILQVFQNLPQGNHLSAEELHNLLETRGEGISLSTIYRSVKLMSRMGILRELELAEGHKHYELNHPHPHHHHHLVCIQCNKTLEFNNDSILKQSLKQCEKEGFQLIDCQLTIMAICPEAIRMGWPSALPSNWACTRAISESHE from the coding sequence ATGCCTCCCTACACAGCAACATCTCTCAAATCAGAACTAAATGCCAGGGGTTGGCGCTTAACACCGCAACGGGAGAAAATTCTACAAGTTTTTCAGAATTTACCCCAAGGTAATCATTTAAGTGCTGAAGAATTACACAATCTCTTAGAAACCAGAGGAGAGGGAATCAGTCTCTCGACTATTTATCGTAGTGTCAAACTTATGTCACGCATGGGTATTCTCAGAGAGTTAGAACTAGCCGAAGGTCATAAACACTATGAGTTAAACCATCCTCATCCTCACCATCACCACCATTTAGTATGTATCCAGTGTAACAAAACTTTGGAGTTTAATAATGATTCTATACTGAAACAAAGTTTAAAACAGTGTGAGAAAGAAGGTTTTCAATTAATCGATTGTCAGTTAACGATTATGGCGATTTGTCCTGAAGCGATTAGGATGGGCTGGCCTTCAGCTTTACCGAGTAATTGGGCTTGTACTCGGGCTATTTCTGAAAGCCATGAGTGA
- a CDS encoding peroxiredoxin, which produces MPLQLGDQVPDFKQASSMGEISFYEWAGDSWVVLFSHPADYTPVCTTELGTVAKLKPEFDKRNVKTIALSVDDVESHLGWIKDIEETQTITLNYPILADPDRQVSDLYGMIHPNANNTLTVRSVFIIDPQKKLRLTITYPASTGRNFAEILRVIDSLQLTDNYQVATPANWEDGGDCVIVPSLKDPEELKQKFPKGYQEVKPYLRMTPQPNK; this is translated from the coding sequence ATGCCTTTACAACTTGGTGATCAAGTTCCCGATTTTAAACAAGCTTCCTCGATGGGGGAAATTTCTTTTTATGAATGGGCTGGTGATAGTTGGGTAGTTCTTTTCTCTCACCCTGCTGATTATACCCCAGTTTGCACTACTGAATTAGGTACAGTAGCTAAACTTAAACCCGAATTTGACAAACGCAATGTCAAAACTATCGCCCTCAGTGTCGATGATGTAGAATCTCATTTAGGTTGGATCAAAGATATTGAGGAAACTCAAACTATTACCCTCAATTATCCCATTCTTGCCGATCCAGATCGCCAAGTCTCAGATCTCTACGGGATGATTCATCCTAATGCTAATAATACCCTAACCGTGCGCTCTGTGTTTATTATTGATCCACAGAAAAAATTACGTTTAACCATTACTTATCCTGCTAGTACTGGTCGTAACTTTGCTGAAATTTTAAGAGTTATTGACTCTTTACAATTGACAGATAACTATCAAGTAGCCACACCCGCTAATTGGGAAGATGGAGGAGATTGTGTGATTGTACCATCTCTTAAAGATCCTGAAGAATTAAAACAAAAATTTCCTAAAGGGTATCAAGAAGTTAAACCTTATTTACGTATGACTCCCCAACCTAATAAATAG
- a CDS encoding divalent-cation tolerance protein CutA, producing MSKKYGLILVTAGSETEAETIASALITEHLAACVSVHPIKSLYRWRGEINSDTEWQLVIKTDLNLFATIAAKITAIHSYEVPEIIAIPIVQGAVPYLDWLGSCLNS from the coding sequence ATGAGTAAAAAATACGGTTTAATTTTAGTAACAGCAGGTTCGGAAACCGAAGCAGAAACAATCGCTTCTGCTTTAATCACCGAACATTTAGCCGCTTGTGTCAGTGTTCACCCCATTAAATCTCTTTATCGTTGGCGAGGAGAAATTAACTCAGATACAGAATGGCAATTAGTCATCAAAACAGATTTAAATCTCTTTGCTACTATTGCCGCGAAAATTACTGCTATTCACTCCTACGAAGTGCCCGAAATCATCGCTATACCAATCGTTCAAGGAGCTGTACCCTATTTAGATTGGTTAGGATCTTGTCTAAACTCCTGA
- a CDS encoding SufE family protein, giving the protein MTLPENLDKIVQRFKSRRDPKKRYEQLLWYAKKLEPIPESAKTSANKVNGCVSQVYITADFRDGRVWYQGESDAQLVKGLVAFLIEGLNGLTPDEILAVTPDFIEETGLKMSLTPSRANGFYNIFQTMQKKALGFQLGTSS; this is encoded by the coding sequence ATGACCTTACCAGAAAACCTAGATAAAATTGTCCAACGCTTTAAATCTCGTCGTGATCCTAAAAAACGTTATGAGCAACTACTCTGGTACGCTAAAAAACTAGAACCCATACCAGAATCAGCCAAAACCAGCGCTAATAAGGTCAACGGATGTGTCTCTCAAGTCTATATCACCGCAGATTTTCGTGATGGTCGCGTTTGGTATCAGGGAGAATCAGACGCGCAACTAGTCAAAGGTTTAGTGGCTTTTTTAATCGAAGGACTTAACGGTTTAACCCCTGATGAGATTCTCGCGGTTACCCCCGATTTTATCGAAGAGACAGGGCTAAAAATGAGTTTAACCCCTTCTCGCGCTAATGGATTTTATAATATCTTTCAAACTATGCAGAAAAAAGCCCTAGGGTTTCAACTAGGGACTTCTTCATAG